A genomic segment from Paramixta manurensis encodes:
- the glk gene encoding glucokinase, which produces MTTYALVGDVGGTNARLALCEIETGTLSQAKTFSTAEYESLEAVIRHYLDEQQQSITDGCIAIACPITDDWVEMTNHDWAFSTQALKTNLGFEHLEIINDFTAVSMAIPMLSADDVIQFGGGAAVKDKPIAVYGAGTGLGVAHLVHVDKRWVSLPGEGGHVDFAPNSEEEGIILDVLRDELGHVSAERVLSGAGLVNLYRAIVKSDQRVPEKLKPKDVTERALSEGDTDCRRALALFCVIMGRFGGNLALNLGTFGGVYIAGGIVPRFLDFFKASGFRAAFEDKGRFKEYVMAIPVYMITHDQPGLLGAGAHLRQTLGRVL; this is translated from the coding sequence ATGACAACCTATGCTTTGGTAGGAGATGTGGGTGGAACCAACGCACGCCTCGCGCTGTGTGAGATCGAAACCGGCACGCTCTCCCAGGCCAAAACCTTTTCGACCGCGGAATACGAAAGTCTGGAAGCGGTTATCCGTCACTATCTTGATGAACAACAGCAATCTATTACCGATGGCTGCATTGCCATTGCTTGCCCGATCACGGACGACTGGGTTGAGATGACCAACCATGACTGGGCCTTTTCTACCCAGGCATTAAAAACCAATCTCGGTTTTGAACATCTGGAAATTATTAATGATTTTACCGCCGTATCAATGGCGATTCCGATGCTGTCCGCTGATGATGTAATTCAGTTTGGCGGCGGCGCTGCGGTAAAAGATAAGCCAATTGCGGTATACGGTGCGGGTACGGGTCTGGGCGTTGCGCATTTGGTTCACGTTGATAAGCGTTGGGTGAGCCTTCCGGGTGAAGGCGGTCACGTTGATTTCGCGCCGAACAGTGAAGAAGAGGGCATTATCCTTGACGTTTTGCGTGACGAACTGGGGCATGTTTCCGCGGAACGTGTGCTATCCGGCGCCGGGCTGGTTAACCTCTATCGCGCCATTGTGAAATCCGACCAGCGAGTACCAGAAAAGCTGAAGCCAAAAGATGTCACCGAGCGGGCGTTATCCGAAGGGGATACCGATTGCCGCCGTGCTTTGGCGCTGTTCTGCGTGATTATGGGGCGCTTTGGCGGTAACCTGGCGCTGAATTTGGGCACTTTCGGCGGGGTCTATATTGCGGGTGGTATTGTGCCGCGTTTTCTCGACTTCTTTAAAGCCTCTGGCTTCCGGGCCGCGTTTGAAGATAAAGGGCGTTTTAAAGAGTACGTGATGGCGATACCGGTCTATATGATCACCCACGATCAGCCGGGGTTACTGGGCGCAGGCGCCCATCTGCGCCAAACATTAGGCCGGGTATTGTAA
- a CDS encoding alpha-keto acid decarboxylase family protein, whose amino-acid sequence MKVATVGDYLLYRLHEIGIDHLFGVPGDYNLQFLDHVIAHPQLAWVGCANELNAAYAADGYARCKSAAALLTTFGVGELSAINGVAGSYAEYLPVIHIVGAPSLKMQQNGDLVHHSLGDGDFEHFLRMQREVTVAQAALTVENACAEIDRVILTVLHERRPGYLLLPTDVCEAPARTPTTPLKPGGAEFDAQALAAFSDAAEEWLARAKSVSLLADFLVDRFDLSAVLARWLDETPLPHASLLMGKGVVNEQRPGFVGTYAGEGSAESTRQGIEQADVIICVGVRFTDTITAGFTQQIPTAKRIDIQPFDCRIGERHFARVPMQQAIETLRQLCRRYASGWEKHCDTPPPLLADAQSGLNQNAFWQAMQDFLQPGDLLLADQGTAAFGAAALRLAENSTLIVQPLWGSIGYTLPAAFGAQTAHPTRRVILLIGDGSAQLTAQELGSMMRDGLHPLIFLLNNEGYTVERAIHGATQRYNDIAAWNWTQLPQAMSVECPVQSWRVEESVQLIEVMTLIAPGERMSLVEVMLPQQDIPPLLQKVSASLHQRNGS is encoded by the coding sequence ATGAAAGTGGCCACCGTTGGTGATTATTTGCTGTATCGACTGCATGAAATCGGTATCGATCATCTGTTTGGCGTACCGGGTGACTATAATCTGCAATTTCTCGATCACGTCATTGCGCATCCACAACTGGCATGGGTTGGCTGTGCTAACGAACTCAATGCCGCCTATGCGGCAGATGGCTATGCGCGCTGTAAATCTGCCGCCGCCTTATTAACCACCTTTGGCGTAGGAGAGTTGAGCGCGATTAATGGCGTGGCCGGTAGCTATGCCGAATACCTGCCGGTGATCCACATTGTTGGCGCGCCTTCGCTAAAAATGCAGCAGAACGGCGATCTGGTTCATCATTCGTTGGGAGATGGCGATTTTGAACATTTTTTGCGTATGCAGCGAGAAGTGACCGTGGCCCAGGCGGCGCTAACCGTGGAAAATGCCTGTGCTGAGATTGACCGCGTTATCCTGACCGTGCTGCATGAACGTCGTCCCGGCTATCTATTACTGCCAACCGATGTGTGTGAAGCGCCCGCGCGTACGCCCACCACGCCGTTAAAACCGGGAGGGGCAGAGTTTGACGCGCAGGCGCTAGCCGCGTTTAGCGATGCGGCAGAAGAGTGGCTGGCGCGGGCGAAATCGGTTTCACTGTTAGCGGATTTTTTGGTCGATCGTTTTGACCTCAGCGCGGTACTGGCACGCTGGCTTGATGAAACACCACTACCCCACGCTTCATTATTGATGGGTAAAGGTGTGGTTAATGAACAACGGCCAGGATTTGTTGGCACCTATGCCGGTGAAGGCAGTGCGGAAAGCACCCGGCAGGGAATTGAACAAGCGGATGTCATTATCTGCGTCGGCGTTCGCTTTACCGATACGATTACCGCCGGTTTTACGCAACAAATCCCAACGGCAAAACGTATTGATATTCAACCGTTTGATTGCCGCATCGGTGAGCGACACTTCGCGCGTGTACCGATGCAACAAGCTATTGAAACGCTGCGCCAACTCTGTCGCCGCTATGCCTCTGGCTGGGAGAAACATTGCGATACGCCGCCGCCATTACTGGCGGATGCGCAGAGCGGGTTAAACCAAAATGCTTTTTGGCAGGCGATGCAGGATTTTCTCCAGCCGGGGGATTTGCTTCTCGCCGACCAGGGAACCGCCGCTTTTGGCGCGGCAGCGTTACGTCTGGCGGAAAACAGCACGCTAATTGTACAACCGTTGTGGGGCTCAATTGGGTACACTTTACCTGCTGCGTTTGGTGCGCAAACCGCACACCCCACGCGGCGCGTTATTTTATTGATTGGCGATGGTTCGGCCCAACTCACCGCACAGGAGTTGGGGTCGATGATGCGCGATGGTCTGCATCCACTCATCTTCTTGCTGAATAATGAGGGGTATACGGTGGAGCGCGCCATCCATGGCGCCACGCAGCGCTATAATGATATTGCGGCCTGGAACTGGACACAGTTACCGCAAGCGATGAGTGTTGAGTGTCCGGTACAGAGCTGGCGTGTGGAAGAGAGCGTTCAATTAATTGAGGTGATGACGCTTATCGCGCCGGGCGAACGTATGTCGCTGGTGGAAGTGATGCTACCGCAGCAAGATATCCCACCGTTGTTGCAAAAAGTATCGGCCTCCCTCCATCAACGCAACGGATCTTGA
- the mgrA gene encoding L-glyceraldehyde 3-phosphate reductase, translated as MHYRPAAERYQQMEYRRSGRSGLKLPAISLGLWHNFGDTTLVDNSRQLLRHAFDRGITHFDLANNYGPPPGSAEENFGRILREDFHAWRDELIISTKAGYTMWEGPYGDWGSRKYLIASLDQSLKRMGLEYVDIFYHHRPDPETPLEETMRALDHVVRQGKALYAALSNYPAELAEKALAILRDLGTPCLIHQPKYSMFERTPENGLLTVLEREGVGSIAFSPLAGGVLTDRYLQGIPQDSRAASGSQFLKANQLTEEKMEKVRQLNALAEARGQKLSQMALAWVLRGDRVTSVLIGASKTSQIDDAVGMLSQRHFSDDELTRIDEILR; from the coding sequence ATGCATTATCGCCCCGCAGCAGAACGTTACCAACAGATGGAATATCGGCGCTCAGGTCGTAGCGGCCTGAAGCTTCCGGCAATTTCACTGGGTTTATGGCACAACTTTGGCGATACCACGTTGGTGGATAACAGCCGCCAGCTACTACGGCATGCCTTTGACCGTGGTATTACTCATTTCGATCTCGCGAATAACTATGGCCCGCCGCCCGGTTCCGCCGAAGAGAACTTTGGTCGTATCCTGCGTGAAGATTTCCATGCCTGGCGCGATGAGCTGATTATCTCCACCAAAGCGGGTTACACCATGTGGGAAGGCCCGTATGGCGATTGGGGCTCGCGCAAATACCTGATCGCCAGCCTTGATCAGAGCCTAAAGCGTATGGGGTTAGAGTATGTGGATATTTTCTATCATCACCGTCCCGATCCGGAAACACCGCTGGAAGAGACCATGCGTGCGCTTGACCATGTCGTACGCCAGGGGAAAGCGCTGTATGCCGCGCTGTCTAACTATCCGGCGGAGTTAGCCGAAAAAGCGTTGGCAATCCTGCGTGATCTCGGCACGCCCTGTCTGATTCATCAACCGAAATATTCGATGTTCGAACGTACGCCGGAAAACGGGTTACTGACAGTACTGGAACGAGAAGGCGTAGGAAGCATTGCTTTTTCACCATTGGCGGGCGGCGTATTGACCGATCGTTATTTGCAAGGTATCCCGCAAGATTCACGCGCCGCCAGCGGCAGCCAGTTTCTTAAGGCGAACCAGTTGACCGAAGAAAAAATGGAGAAGGTACGTCAACTGAATGCGTTGGCCGAAGCTCGAGGACAGAAACTGTCGCAAATGGCGTTAGCCTGGGTGTTACGCGGAGACCGGGTTACTAGCGTGTTGATCGGTGCCAGTAAAACCAGCCAAATTGATGATGCGGTGGGAATGTTGAGCCAGCGTCACTTTAGTGATGATGAGTTAACGCGCATTGATGAGATCTTGCGCTAA
- a CDS encoding DUF2502 domain-containing protein: MKRAVLFAALLATLSPLAIHTAQANSATIDLAPGVTLHLGDRDNRGYYWDGGHWRDHRWWNDRYQWNDGRWWRHEEWRRHQEWERHRQWERERAWHQHQRERQWHHDNHHHDDHHHH, from the coding sequence ATGAAACGTGCCGTACTTTTTGCCGCTTTGCTGGCAACCTTATCGCCTTTGGCTATTCACACAGCACAGGCCAATAGCGCAACTATCGATCTGGCTCCCGGCGTTACGCTGCATTTAGGCGACCGCGATAACCGAGGTTACTATTGGGACGGCGGACACTGGCGTGATCACCGTTGGTGGAACGATCGTTATCAATGGAATGATGGCCGCTGGTGGCGTCACGAAGAGTGGCGTCGACATCAGGAGTGGGAACGCCATCGTCAGTGGGAACGCGAACGCGCATGGCACCAACACCAGCGCGAACGGCAATGGCATCATGATAACCATCATCATGACGATCATCACCACCATTAA
- a CDS encoding Nramp family divalent metal transporter, with the protein MLESRTAERAARGARKVKFALLGPAFIAAIGYIDPGNFATNIQAGASYGYKLLWVVVWANVMAMLIQLMSAKLGIATGKNLAEHIRDRFPRPAVWFYWVQAEIIAMATDLAEFIGAAIGFKLLLGVSLLQGAVLTGVATFLILMLQQRGQKPLELVISGLLLFVAAAYIVELFFSQPNVAGLVKGMVLPTLPTSDAVFLAAGVLGATIMPHVIYLHSSLTQQEGRGTRAERYSSTKLDVAIAMTIAGFVNLAMMATAAAAFHFSGHTGITDLDQAYLTLKPLLGHAAATVFGLSLVAAGLSSTVVATLAGQVVMQGFIHFHIPLWLRRTVTMLPSFIVIMLGWDPTRILVMSQVMLSFGIALALVPLLVFTGKQELMGDMVNNRLMQNTGWLIVVLVVALNIWLLIGEVFH; encoded by the coding sequence ATGTTAGAAAGTCGCACCGCGGAACGAGCTGCACGCGGAGCCCGTAAAGTTAAATTTGCCTTGCTGGGTCCCGCATTTATTGCGGCTATCGGGTATATCGATCCCGGCAACTTTGCCACCAATATCCAGGCCGGAGCTTCGTATGGCTATAAGCTGCTGTGGGTGGTGGTGTGGGCTAACGTCATGGCGATGTTGATTCAATTGATGTCGGCAAAGCTAGGGATTGCAACGGGCAAAAACCTTGCGGAACACATTCGCGATCGCTTCCCGCGCCCGGCGGTATGGTTTTATTGGGTACAGGCGGAAATTATCGCGATGGCGACCGACTTGGCTGAGTTTATCGGCGCGGCGATCGGCTTTAAATTACTGCTTGGCGTGTCATTACTGCAGGGCGCGGTGCTCACCGGAGTGGCGACCTTCCTGATTCTGATGCTACAACAACGCGGTCAAAAGCCGCTGGAATTAGTGATTAGCGGCCTGCTGCTGTTTGTTGCGGCGGCCTATATTGTTGAGCTGTTTTTCTCCCAGCCGAACGTAGCTGGTTTGGTTAAGGGTATGGTATTGCCAACGTTACCCACCTCAGATGCGGTTTTCCTTGCCGCCGGGGTGCTGGGCGCCACCATTATGCCGCACGTTATCTATCTCCATTCGTCGTTAACGCAACAGGAAGGACGCGGTACGCGGGCGGAGCGTTACTCTTCAACCAAACTGGATGTGGCGATTGCGATGACCATCGCTGGGTTTGTAAACCTGGCGATGATGGCGACTGCCGCCGCGGCTTTCCATTTTAGCGGTCATACCGGTATTACCGACCTGGATCAGGCGTATTTAACCCTGAAGCCGCTGCTGGGTCATGCTGCCGCTACGGTATTTGGTCTCAGCCTGGTGGCGGCCGGTTTATCCTCGACCGTAGTTGCTACGCTCGCGGGGCAGGTGGTTATGCAAGGTTTTATCCACTTCCATATTCCACTATGGTTACGGCGTACGGTGACGATGTTGCCTTCTTTTATTGTCATCATGCTCGGTTGGGACCCAACGCGTATTCTGGTGATGAGCCAGGTCATGCTCAGCTTTGGTATCGCGCTGGCGCTGGTTCCGCTGCTGGTTTTTACCGGCAAACAGGAATTGATGGGGGACATGGTCAACAACCGGTTGATGCAAAACACTGGATGGTTAATTGTGGTGCTGGTGGTGGCGTTAAATATCTGGTTACTGATCGGAGAAGTGTTTCACTAA
- a CDS encoding NupC/NupG family nucleoside CNT transporter — protein MSRILQFILALVVVTLLALLVSHDRKSIRARFVIQLLVIELLLAWFFLNSEIGLGFVKGFAGLFDHLLKYAAKGTDFVFGGMNDKGLAFFFLNVLCPIVFISALIGILQHFRILPVVIRAIGTVLSKINGMGKLESFNAVSSLILGQSENFIAYKDILGKMSQRRMYTMAATAMSTVSMSIVGAYMTMLQPKYVVAALVLNMFSTFIVLSLINPYSVDKEEDLQLNDLHKGQSFFEMLGEYILAGFKVAIIVAAMLIGFIALISAINAVFDTIFGISFQGVLGYVFYPFAWVMGVPAHEALQVGSIMATKLVSNEFVAMMDLQKIASQLSPRSEGILSVFLVSFANFSSIGIVAGAIKGLHEEQGNVVSRFGLKLLYGSTLVSILSASIAGVVLA, from the coding sequence ATGTCCCGCATTTTGCAATTTATTCTGGCGTTGGTAGTGGTCACGCTGTTGGCTCTGTTGGTCAGCCACGATCGCAAAAGTATCCGCGCCCGCTTCGTCATACAGCTACTGGTGATCGAGTTGCTACTTGCCTGGTTCTTCCTGAACTCGGAAATCGGCCTCGGGTTTGTAAAAGGTTTCGCCGGTCTGTTCGATCACCTGCTGAAATATGCAGCGAAAGGAACCGACTTTGTGTTTGGCGGGATGAATGATAAGGGTTTAGCGTTCTTCTTCCTGAACGTACTCTGCCCTATCGTCTTCATCTCCGCGCTGATCGGTATTTTGCAGCACTTCCGCATTTTACCGGTGGTTATCCGCGCAATTGGTACCGTACTGTCAAAAATCAACGGTATGGGCAAGCTGGAATCCTTCAACGCGGTAAGCTCACTGATTTTGGGACAATCAGAAAACTTTATCGCCTATAAGGACATTCTGGGCAAAATGTCGCAACGCCGCATGTATACCATGGCGGCAACCGCTATGTCGACGGTATCAATGTCGATCGTCGGGGCTTACATGACGATGCTGCAGCCTAAATATGTGGTCGCCGCACTGGTGCTCAACATGTTTAGTACCTTTATCGTTTTATCGCTGATCAACCCGTATAGCGTTGATAAAGAAGAAGACTTGCAGTTAAACGATCTGCATAAGGGACAAAGCTTCTTCGAAATGCTGGGCGAATATATTCTGGCCGGTTTTAAAGTTGCCATCATCGTGGCAGCGATGCTGATCGGTTTCATCGCGCTGATCTCAGCGATTAACGCCGTGTTTGATACTATCTTCGGCATCAGCTTCCAGGGCGTGTTAGGTTATGTGTTCTATCCGTTTGCGTGGGTGATGGGCGTGCCAGCGCACGAAGCGCTGCAAGTCGGCAGTATTATGGCCACTAAACTGGTTTCCAATGAGTTTGTCGCCATGATGGATTTGCAAAAAATCGCCAGCCAGCTTTCTCCGCGCAGTGAGGGTATCCTGTCGGTGTTCCTGGTCTCTTTCGCCAACTTCTCCTCTATCGGGATTGTTGCCGGGGCGATCAAAGGCCTGCATGAAGAGCAAGGTAATGTGGTTTCACGCTTTGGTCTCAAACTGCTGTACGGTTCAACGCTGGTTAGCATTCTGTCCGCCTCTATCGCAGGCGTAGTATTAGCCTAA
- a CDS encoding LLM class flavin-dependent oxidoreductase produces the protein MSIQFLGMIGHRLASEIIPASGTLFDKQYIADFARAHEQAGFDRVLVGYWSDQPDGFLVTAHAAANTSRIKFLLAHRPGFVSPTLAARKLASLDNLTDGRLAVHIISGGSDSEQRRDGDFLDKTQRYARTDEFLQVLKQSLESNSPYDHQGTFYQAEQAFSAIKPQQAHLPIYFGGSSPEAIEVASRHADVFALWGEPLAGAAETVNAVRAAAAKQGRAIKFNISFRPILGSTEKEAWERAEYIRETARKQLLESGYTFGLPKPQSIGAKRLLEAANQGDRLDKHLWTGIAKLVSGGYNSTALVGTPDQVSDALLDYYDLGIDSVLIRGFDPLNDVIEYGKTLLPLTREKVAAKDHIARRA, from the coding sequence ATGAGTATTCAGTTTCTTGGCATGATCGGCCATCGCCTGGCGTCGGAAATTATCCCCGCCAGCGGTACGCTGTTTGATAAACAGTACATCGCCGATTTTGCCCGCGCCCATGAACAAGCCGGTTTTGACCGCGTGCTGGTAGGCTATTGGTCCGATCAACCGGACGGTTTCCTGGTCACCGCACATGCGGCGGCGAACACCAGCCGGATAAAGTTCCTGCTCGCCCATCGTCCGGGATTTGTTTCGCCAACGCTGGCGGCGCGTAAGCTCGCCTCGCTGGATAACCTGACCGATGGTCGCCTGGCGGTACACATCATTAGCGGCGGTAGCGATAGCGAGCAACGGCGTGATGGTGATTTTCTTGATAAAACCCAGCGTTATGCCCGCACCGATGAATTTTTGCAGGTATTAAAGCAGAGCCTGGAATCCAACTCGCCTTACGATCATCAAGGTACATTTTACCAGGCCGAGCAGGCTTTTTCCGCGATTAAACCGCAACAGGCGCATCTCCCCATCTATTTTGGCGGCTCTTCGCCGGAGGCGATTGAAGTGGCTTCCCGGCATGCCGATGTGTTCGCGCTGTGGGGAGAACCGCTGGCTGGCGCGGCAGAAACCGTCAACGCGGTGCGTGCCGCAGCGGCAAAGCAAGGGCGTGCCATCAAGTTCAATATCTCCTTTCGCCCCATTCTGGGCAGCACCGAAAAAGAGGCCTGGGAACGCGCCGAATATATTCGGGAAACCGCGCGCAAACAACTATTGGAGAGTGGCTATACCTTCGGTTTGCCGAAACCACAAAGTATTGGCGCGAAACGCTTACTGGAAGCGGCGAACCAAGGCGACCGGCTGGATAAACATCTGTGGACTGGTATCGCGAAGCTGGTCAGCGGCGGCTATAACTCTACCGCACTGGTTGGCACGCCCGATCAAGTTTCCGATGCATTGTTGGATTATTACGACCTCGGCATTGATAGCGTGTTGATTCGCGGCTTTGATCCGCTTAACGATGTGATTGAATATGGCAAAACGCTTCTCCCCCTGACGCGTGAAAAAGTCGCGGCAAAAGATCACATTGCGAGGCGTGCCTGA
- a CDS encoding ABC transporter substrate-binding protein, whose protein sequence is MSRKTWRAAVALVLMAASASAAAKVTLRLGDVKGDRFVSLEASGQLKNLPYELKLSSFDSGAPVQEALNAGALDIGFTGDLPFLFVYAAGAPVKAVGAWQNNPDSIALLTRPDAHIHRLQDLKGKQIAVNRGGWGHYLVLGLLQRAGLKPSDVTLRFLGPVDGRAALASGAVDAWAPWEPYIATSVAVDGSERVPQGGGKGIMSGYSYALAREDALQDKEKRAAIADLLVRLAKAQIWAQQHPDQFAQDLGKALKMPPAITRSWIDDAQIRPVSFTPQLAATLQKSADFFFNYHVLPKRVDVKQAFDYSLAAEANKVSQQAIGGTQ, encoded by the coding sequence ATGAGTAGAAAAACCTGGCGCGCGGCAGTAGCGCTAGTCCTGATGGCGGCATCGGCCAGCGCAGCGGCAAAAGTGACCCTACGCCTCGGCGACGTGAAAGGCGACCGTTTTGTTTCGCTTGAGGCCTCCGGTCAGCTAAAAAATCTCCCTTACGAACTGAAACTCTCTTCCTTTGATTCCGGCGCGCCGGTACAGGAAGCGCTCAACGCAGGCGCATTGGATATTGGGTTTACCGGCGACCTGCCGTTTTTATTTGTCTATGCCGCTGGCGCACCAGTGAAAGCGGTCGGTGCATGGCAAAACAACCCCGATAGCATCGCCTTGCTAACCCGCCCCGATGCACATATCCATCGCCTACAAGATTTAAAAGGTAAGCAGATTGCGGTCAACCGTGGCGGCTGGGGGCACTATTTGGTGTTGGGCCTGCTTCAACGCGCCGGGTTAAAACCAAGCGATGTCACGCTGCGTTTTTTAGGGCCGGTAGATGGTCGCGCAGCATTGGCTTCCGGCGCTGTCGATGCGTGGGCGCCATGGGAGCCGTATATCGCTACCTCGGTGGCGGTTGATGGGAGTGAGCGCGTCCCGCAGGGCGGCGGTAAAGGGATTATGTCCGGCTATTCCTATGCGCTGGCGCGTGAAGATGCATTACAAGATAAAGAAAAACGCGCGGCTATCGCCGATTTGCTGGTTCGTCTGGCGAAAGCGCAAATTTGGGCGCAGCAACACCCTGACCAATTCGCACAGGATTTAGGTAAAGCGCTAAAAATGCCGCCGGCGATCACTCGTAGCTGGATTGACGATGCGCAAATTCGTCCTGTCAGCTTTACGCCGCAATTAGCCGCTACGCTACAAAAATCAGCAGATTTCTTTTTCAACTATCATGTGCTGCCCAAACGGGTGGATGTTAAACAGGCCTTTGACTACAGCCTGGCGGCAGAGGCGAATAAGGTGAGCCAACAGGCAATAGGAGGCACGCAATGA
- a CDS encoding cysteine dioxygenase: MSQSRYQPLREFVGNFARLLDATPEQPVLLQQGTLLLKHLIASDEWLDADFARPSLEHYQQYLLYADARQRFSVVSFVWGPGQSTPIHDHRVWGLIGMLRGAEISQSYRRDSHGLQAVGAPVRLAPGDVERLSPDEGDIHRVSNAFPDRTSISIHVYGANIGAVSRAVYHQDGSEKHFISGYNNRLLPNIWDLSHA; this comes from the coding sequence ATGAGCCAATCTCGTTATCAACCGCTGCGGGAATTTGTCGGCAACTTCGCGCGTTTACTGGATGCTACGCCGGAGCAACCGGTGTTGTTGCAGCAAGGAACATTACTCTTAAAACACCTGATCGCCAGCGATGAATGGCTGGATGCTGACTTTGCCCGGCCCTCTTTAGAGCACTACCAGCAATATTTACTGTATGCCGATGCCCGCCAGCGGTTTTCGGTAGTGAGTTTTGTCTGGGGGCCGGGTCAATCAACGCCAATCCACGATCATCGCGTTTGGGGACTGATTGGCATGTTGCGCGGCGCGGAAATCTCGCAATCATATCGGCGGGATAGCCATGGCCTGCAGGCGGTTGGCGCGCCGGTCAGGTTAGCGCCCGGCGATGTCGAACGCCTCTCTCCCGACGAAGGCGATATTCATCGCGTTAGTAACGCCTTTCCCGATCGGACTTCAATCAGCATTCACGTTTATGGCGCGAACATCGGCGCGGTAAGCCGCGCGGTGTATCACCAAGACGGCAGCGAAAAACACTTTATCTCCGGCTACAACAACCGCTTATTACCGAATATCTGGGATCTGTCACATGCCTAA
- a CDS encoding rhodanese homology domain-containing protein, whose amino-acid sequence MPNSSITERHSGAILQALRAGQEVALIDVRDEALFATGHPLFAANIALSKLEIEILDRVPRRTVPVTLYDDGEGLASIAADRLLALGYSDVALLAGGLAGWRDAGGEIFIDVNSPGKAFGELVESHNHTPSLSADEIHTLLQTNDDVVVLDSRRFDEYQTMNIPGSISVPGAELVLRVGDLAPSPDTTVIVNCAGRTRSIIGTQSLLNAGLRNPVFALRNGTIGWTLAGLTLETGQTRRYGDASPSVQRQAAQRARAVADRCGVQRVNLAQLAQWQHDPDRTLYLFDVRDAEAFAKGHLPNSRSVPGGQLVQETDHYASVRGARVVLIDDDGVRANMSASWLAQMGWESGVLDDLRASDFNQQGDWRPHLPPLPSLPTLLPDAVAARLAQGETQVLDFTTSANYVNGHIPGAAWLQRSALAGHSTITLPEAESYVLTCGSSTLARFAWADVTALTSKPVWVLEGGNAAWKAASLPLEQGETQLLLPRIDRYRRPYEGTENSPEAMQAYLDWEFGLIAQLDRDGTHGFRVVSPLA is encoded by the coding sequence ATGCCTAACTCCTCTATTACTGAGCGCCACAGCGGCGCAATTTTACAGGCACTACGCGCGGGACAAGAGGTCGCGCTGATCGATGTGCGCGATGAAGCGCTATTCGCAACCGGCCATCCGCTGTTCGCCGCCAACATCGCCTTGTCAAAGCTGGAAATAGAAATTCTCGATCGCGTGCCGCGGCGTACTGTGCCGGTGACGCTCTACGATGATGGGGAAGGACTGGCAAGCATCGCGGCTGACCGCCTGTTAGCGCTCGGCTACTCGGATGTCGCATTACTGGCCGGTGGGCTTGCTGGTTGGCGCGATGCTGGCGGTGAAATCTTTATTGATGTTAACTCACCCGGCAAAGCCTTTGGTGAATTAGTGGAAAGCCATAACCATACTCCCTCGCTCTCCGCCGACGAAATCCATACGCTGTTGCAAACCAATGATGACGTTGTGGTGCTGGATAGCCGCCGTTTCGACGAATATCAGACCATGAACATTCCCGGCAGCATCAGTGTGCCAGGCGCTGAACTGGTGCTACGGGTCGGTGACCTCGCGCCCTCCCCGGATACCACGGTGATTGTGAACTGCGCCGGGCGCACGCGCAGTATCATCGGTACCCAATCACTACTCAATGCCGGTCTGCGTAACCCAGTCTTTGCGCTGCGCAACGGCACCATTGGCTGGACACTGGCCGGATTGACACTGGAAACCGGACAAACGCGCCGATATGGCGATGCCAGCCCATCGGTGCAGCGCCAGGCGGCACAACGCGCACGCGCGGTAGCCGACCGCTGCGGCGTACAACGGGTTAATTTGGCCCAACTCGCGCAGTGGCAACATGATCCTGATCGGACGCTGTACCTGTTTGACGTACGTGATGCGGAAGCCTTCGCCAAAGGGCATCTGCCCAATAGCCGCTCGGTGCCAGGTGGTCAATTGGTACAAGAAACCGACCATTATGCTAGCGTGCGGGGCGCGCGCGTGGTGCTTATTGATGATGATGGCGTGCGGGCTAATATGAGCGCCTCGTGGCTGGCGCAAATGGGTTGGGAAAGCGGCGTACTGGATGATTTACGCGCCAGCGATTTTAATCAACAGGGTGACTGGCGCCCGCATTTACCGCCGCTGCCCTCTTTGCCGACCCTCTTACCTGACGCAGTGGCCGCCAGGCTGGCGCAAGGAGAGACACAGGTGCTGGATTTTACCACTAGCGCCAACTACGTTAATGGCCATATTCCCGGCGCCGCGTGGCTGCAACGCTCAGCCTTAGCGGGGCATTCAACCATCACTCTGCCAGAGGCGGAAAGCTATGTGCTGACCTGCGGTAGCAGCACACTGGCGCGTTTTGCATGGGCGGATGTCACCGCGCTTACCTCTAAACCGGTCTGGGTGTTGGAGGGAGGCAACGCCGCATGGAAAGCCGCTAGCTTGCCGCTTGAACAGGGAGAAACGCAGTTGCTGTTACCGCGCATTGATCGCTATCGCCGTCCCTATGAAGGAACCGAGAATTCGCCTGAAGCGATGCAAGCCTATTTGGATTGGGAGTTTGGCTTAATCGCGCAACTCGATCGCGATGGCACGCATGGTTTCAGGGTAGTTTCGCCGCTTGCGTAG